In the genome of Erpetoichthys calabaricus chromosome 18, fErpCal1.3, whole genome shotgun sequence, the window tcacattgtaataataatgtaatgccATGtctaagaaaataaagctgcattattttcaaaaaagctgttttttcttttttgttaaaatagaatATGTTGCTCAATAAAGTCAGAGTTCTTAAGTAACTGATTACAATGTGCTTTTtgagtttgcaaaaaataaatatattaatttcttgAATTACTACCTTGAAGTTTGCCTAAATTTACTTACGTTTATTCAGCATAGGTTTTTTAGTTGCGCCAATTAGAGATGACATTGACAAAGCCCTAAAATTTATGTTAGATGGGCttaatgctgtttttacatattaGTTATTTCTACTTGagctaatttaattttcttaatttggcATAGTGTAGCTTGTATCCAGTGAACTCAAATTTTGTAATTGGCAGGATTTGTCAACGTAATGTTGAGCAAACTCAAAAAGCACATTGTAATCAgttacttaatattttttaattgggaGTAGGTTTGATTTTTTACAGTGTGGTAGGTTTTCTCTCGGCACTCTCCGTTCCTTGTACTGTGCATTCCAAGATATTACTTGGTGTTTAGCGGTGCTATAATATTTACTGTTCGAGTGAATGTTGAATTGTGTGTACTAAATGAGCCCTGTTAACAGACAGATGTTTCGTccactggttcctgccttggtaTTTATTCTGCCTGGATTTAAGTTCCCAGCGTCAGAAAACTGGATTGTTTAgcagttaaacttttttttttaccaatgtgCGTAATTTAAATACTAATGTGTATTATCATATACTAACTCTAGCGTCCACTTATGCTAACCACCGGACCACGTGACGATAACAGGGCTTAAACCTGTTCAATAATGGGCGAATTAACTTTTAAGTTCTCGCTGGTGATCGTTTCGCTATAGTAGCCTAATGTTTTTGCTGCAGTTCAAAGTAAAATGTGAATCTGGTTTTACCTTTTTGCTGCGCAGCAAGCGTCACGGCGCAGGAACTTAAGAATTGCCTTCCGCAGAGCCAAGCTCCCTATGATGTACAGTGACGGCGTAGATAAAGGGTTCATGCGGATCAATACAACAAAAGGATCCATTGCGTTATTTTTGAATCTGTATCCGTAAGACGTTAGTCCACATAAAGAGATGTTAATGAATCCCGGAGTCCAAAATGCGAGGAAGCACATGGTCACTGCTATGATCAGCAATAAGGAGGCGCGTTTACCGTCGGCCTCAGGACTTGCTTGCTCTCTGTTCAATTGATAGCGTACAATTAGATAAAGTTTAATGTTTAGTCCTAGCATTATAATCACCGCAAGGATCTGGACACCTAAAGTATTTACTGCGTTATAAACCACAGCTACCTGCCAAGGCACCACATTCATCAGAAGtactgttaaataattaaaagtccatataaaaacacaaattccAATAACAACTCTTAAAGTTATTCGTCGGGCATAGAAAAATGGATAGGACACGGCAACATACCGATCAATCTGTGCCGTGAGAATTGTTATAAAGTTCACGCCGAGTAATGTAGGCAATATAAAGTACGTCCCGTTTCTCTGAGGGTAAAATTCTTTGACGTCGAAAAGTCCATTGTAGTACCAGCCAAAGCCAGAAAGTGTGTCGCTGATGCTGGTACTCAACATGAAGATAACCCGATTTTCAGTGCGAAGAGACTTGGAGCCAAGTATAGCTACAACCACAGCTCCGGCTACTAAAACCGTGCAGGTAGCCAGCAGAACGTGAAAGGCAAAGATGAAGTAGTCACCGATGTTTTCGAAATTAACTGCAAGGGGGACGGTCATGCTGTCAGTTGTTCCTGAAGTGTAAAGACCCATGGTTTTAATGAAGCTGTTCTTGTATATAGACTCATGGATGAAGTGGCATTAGCACAAGTCCCCTGTGGTTAACTAAAATGGAACCTGCACATGCCGCTGTCAGATAATTACAGTGGCAAACAACAGAATTCGCAGAGGGTggaaaataatcagaaataaattGATGAAATCTTCTATGTACAGTTTAACTGACATTTAAAGATTCAATGCGAACAGTTATccaatcagaattaaaataatgttaataatggaAATATACTGATATTCCGTCCATCGGCTATTTATATGGGGTTTTCAGAAGCAACTTCCGTACATTTCACGGACAATAATTCACTTTGACTTGTAAACCTTCACAAACTGTATAATGACAAGATGTTTAGTGTTTATGTGGTCTGattaattttttgtaaatatacatcCTCTcttgcctgcaacacattccacaAACTGACTTGATGCGACAATTTAGAGGCAATAATGAGTTAGCAAAGGAAATAACAATGTAAGTAGAAGAAGATAATGTTCAACAGGCTATTTGGGAATTTCacccttagcagtatgtttgagaTAATTAAAAGATTCAAGAAATCTGTAGAAATTTAGGCACGCAAACAGCAAGGGTGCAAGGCTAAGTTGATGGCCCATGATCTCCAATCTCTTAAATCCTGCATCAAGAACCATCATTCATCAGTAAGTGATCTAGCAACATGGGCTCGGGAGTACTTTGGCAAATATTTATCAAGTAGCACAACACGTAGTTACATCCACAAGTAATTGGTTACAACTGTACTGTGCAAAAAGAAAGCCATATCTTAAGAGTGTCCAGAAGTGCCTTTGATTTCTCTGGCTTTGAAGGCAACTGGGATGGACCACCACAGAGTGGAAATATGTATTGTTGTATGATGAATCATTTCAGgtcttttttgaaagaaatgcaCATTGTGTCCTTGAGACCAAACAAGAAAAgaaccatccagactgttaccaccTACAACTCCAGAACCTATAGCATCTGTGATGGTGTGGGGTTGTGTCAATGCCCTGGCCAAAGGTATTTTGCacttctgtgaaggcaccattaatgcagaaaagtataCAGATTTTGGAGCAATATATGATGCCTACAAGACAACATCTTTTCAATGGATGTCTATGCATATTTCAGgaaagacaatgcaaaaccacattctgtgCACATTACAAATGGCTGCTGAGGAAGGGGAAGAGGGTACTtcactggcctgcctgcagccctgaccTGTCAACAGTTGAGAATGTGTGGtgtattctgaaaaataaaaattgacaatGAAGACCCCACCCTGTTCCACACCTTAAGACTTGTTTGtaagaagaatgggacaaaactACAGCAAAACACTGAGCAAATTGGTGTCCACTGTCTTCGGTACCTGAACATTTATTAAGTGTTGTGAGGAGGAAAGACAGCATTACAAAGTGTTAAGTTATTTACTCTAAACCTATAGTCCCCAAACTATGGCTGAATGACTGCCCTAGAGTGTCACTTTACTGGCCCTTTAAACAATAACCACAATGTCTCTCAAATGTACGATTTATAGCATTAGG includes:
- the LOC127526229 gene encoding G-protein coupled receptor 183-like, translated to MTVPLAVNFENIGDYFIFAFHVLLATCTVLVAGAVVVAILGSKSLRTENRVIFMLSTSISDTLSGFGWYYNGLFDVKEFYPQRNGTYFILPTLLGVNFITILTAQIDRYVAVSYPFFYARRITLRVVIGICVFIWTFNYLTVLLMNVVPWQVAVVYNAVNTLGVQILAVIIMLGLNIKLYLIVRYQLNREQASPEADGKRASLLLIIAVTMCFLAFWTPGFINISLCGLTSYGYRFKNNAMDPFVVLIRMNPLSTPSLYIIGSLALRKAILKFLRRDACCAAKRVKVSGSLSWQIGPQDGSQPRT